One region of Sphingomonas kaistensis genomic DNA includes:
- a CDS encoding response regulator — MKTCLIVDDSKVIRKVARHILETLEFSVEEAGDGREALERCEASMPDVVLLDWNMPVMSGMEFLKLLRQRGHEDQPKVVFCTTENDMAHIRAALEAGADEYVMKPFDRETLHIKLQLVGVA; from the coding sequence ATGAAGACCTGCCTCATCGTCGACGATTCCAAGGTCATCCGGAAGGTTGCCCGCCACATCCTCGAAACGCTCGAATTCAGCGTCGAGGAGGCCGGCGACGGACGCGAAGCGCTGGAGCGCTGCGAGGCGTCAATGCCCGATGTGGTGCTGCTCGACTGGAACATGCCAGTGATGAGCGGGATGGAATTCCTCAAGCTCCTTCGCCAGCGCGGCCACGAGGATCAGCCCAAGGTCGTCTTCTGCACCACCGAAAACGACATGGCCCACATCCGTGCGGCGCTTGAAGCCGGTGCGGACGAATATGTGATGAAGCCGTTCGACCGCGAAACGCTGCACATCAAGCTCCAGCTTGTCGGCGTCGCCTGA
- a CDS encoding chemotaxis protein CheB produces the protein MAPALAHRTAASASDRRNLRLMIVDDSMVARAVLSRMVELGGGIEISAVAGTAEDAVEALARVSVDVILLDLEMPGAGGLSKLPEIIAAARGARVLVVSSLAEDGAAATVTALAQGAADTLLKPGTGRIQGRFADILIEKIRALGHVEAEAPASARTARVAPLQAMGVDPLSLLAIGASTGGIHALGRFFGQLPPVLGVPILVTQHLPVPFMDVFARQLSAAARRPARIAVEGATLVPDEIVIAPGDAHLTIEGTSPSSLRVHLVRGRAASGCLPSVDPMLSSVAGSGLTGAVAVILSGMGRDGVEGSAAMVRAGGSVLVQDEATSAVWGMPRAVADAGLASAILPPEKLARRVASRIGHFHADK, from the coding sequence GTGGCTCCGGCGCTCGCCCATAGAACTGCGGCGTCGGCGTCCGACCGGCGCAATCTGCGGCTGATGATCGTCGATGATTCGATGGTCGCCCGCGCGGTTCTCAGCCGGATGGTCGAGCTTGGCGGCGGGATCGAGATTTCCGCCGTCGCGGGGACCGCCGAGGATGCGGTCGAAGCCCTTGCCCGCGTTTCCGTCGACGTCATCCTGCTCGACCTGGAAATGCCCGGCGCCGGGGGCCTGAGCAAACTTCCCGAAATCATCGCCGCCGCCCGCGGCGCGCGCGTGCTGGTCGTCTCCAGCCTTGCCGAGGACGGGGCCGCGGCGACCGTCACGGCGCTGGCCCAAGGCGCCGCTGACACCTTGCTGAAGCCGGGAACTGGGCGCATCCAGGGCCGCTTCGCCGATATCCTGATCGAGAAGATTCGGGCCCTTGGCCACGTCGAGGCGGAAGCCCCAGCGTCGGCCCGGACCGCGCGGGTCGCTCCGCTGCAGGCGATGGGGGTCGATCCCTTGTCGCTTCTCGCGATCGGCGCGTCGACGGGCGGAATCCACGCGCTTGGCCGCTTCTTCGGACAGCTTCCGCCGGTCCTGGGCGTGCCCATCCTCGTCACCCAGCATCTGCCGGTACCGTTCATGGACGTCTTCGCGCGTCAACTGAGCGCCGCCGCGCGCCGCCCGGCGCGCATCGCGGTGGAAGGCGCAACGCTTGTGCCCGACGAGATCGTCATCGCCCCGGGTGACGCGCATCTGACGATCGAAGGCACTTCACCAAGCTCGCTCCGGGTCCACCTGGTCCGCGGGCGGGCGGCAAGCGGATGTCTTCCGAGTGTCGACCCGATGCTGTCGTCGGTGGCTGGTTCAGGCCTGACCGGAGCGGTTGCCGTGATCCTGTCCGGCATGGGCCGCGACGGCGTCGAAGGATCGGCGGCCATGGTTCGCGCGGGCGGATCGGTGCTGGTCCAGGATGAAGCGACCAGCGCCGTCTGGGGCATGCCGCGGGCGGTTGCCGATGCTGGCCTCGCCTCGGCCATCCTGCCCCCCGAAAAGCTCGCTCGCCGTGTTGCGTCCCGGATTGGTCATTTTCATGCAGATAAGTGA
- a CDS encoding chemotaxis protein CheA: MDDLIADFVSECRDMLESLGGEIVAWEAAPQDRSRLDCIFRFVHTVKGNCGFFDFPRLEALSHAAEDALADVRAGRRQPDPMLVSAVLAVIDRIGEMVEIIAAGSPIPEGHDDDLIEALKPGAEQPPAAAPVASAASAVPQAQAAPRTIRLSVDLLDRMMSGVSDLVLARNELARRLRDSSTDVTVDSAFERMSGIIAEMRDAITRTRMQRIESLFVGLPRMVRDLSAELGRQVLIDIDGGDVELDREMIEMIRDPLTHIVRNAVDHGIEAPAERLKAGKREIGLLSVSARQSGNQILIDIVDDGRGIDGKRLVDKAISAGILDRGEAARLSPKEQLHLIFEAGLSTAAAVTSISGRGVGMDVVRSNVERIGGVVEVDSTPGQGTRMTLRVPLTLTIIPALTVSIGNQHFAIPRVAIEEIVRASGDSVQLSEVGGAGIVTIRGRRVPQLVLADLLGLDSPLPGHERTLIVLKPAGGDVYALSVDRVHDHEELVVKPAAPAVMATGLYAGTTLADDGSPILLFDPAGLARVGGVRFEAQERSVRLLDDAASAVVTEDATPVLLFRDCAGSRRAIRLGVVDRIEEVRGCNVSQSAGRVRVQLGDDILPLEGLNCLPDADAKVRLFRLSDGASQIGLAFREVIDLDAIADHIIASDAPGMVEGVTLVAGEPAELVDAHWLFAGAARLSSGGSDRLPVCRLDLKDPWVRNMLRPIVEAAGYRVVAAEGDGEADLAIAWAGSAAAQSARRTLFLSPDAEGAANENHVYRYDRAGLLLALRDAAAGKAR; encoded by the coding sequence ATGGACGACCTGATTGCCGATTTCGTCTCCGAATGCCGGGACATGCTGGAAAGTCTCGGTGGGGAAATCGTCGCCTGGGAGGCGGCGCCGCAGGATCGCTCGCGCCTCGACTGCATCTTTCGCTTTGTCCACACGGTGAAGGGCAATTGCGGCTTCTTCGACTTCCCGCGCCTCGAGGCGCTGAGCCATGCGGCCGAGGACGCGCTCGCCGATGTGCGCGCCGGACGCCGGCAGCCCGACCCGATGCTGGTCAGCGCCGTCCTCGCCGTGATCGACCGCATCGGCGAGATGGTGGAGATCATCGCCGCCGGTTCGCCCATTCCCGAAGGCCATGACGACGACCTGATCGAGGCGCTCAAGCCCGGCGCCGAGCAGCCACCCGCCGCAGCGCCGGTGGCAAGCGCCGCAAGCGCCGTCCCGCAGGCGCAGGCCGCACCGCGCACCATTCGCCTGTCGGTCGATCTCCTCGACCGCATGATGAGCGGGGTGTCGGACCTCGTGCTCGCCCGCAACGAGCTTGCCCGCCGCCTTCGCGACAGCAGCACCGACGTCACCGTCGACAGCGCCTTCGAGCGGATGAGCGGCATCATCGCCGAAATGCGCGATGCCATCACCCGCACGCGTATGCAGCGGATCGAGAGCCTGTTCGTGGGCCTGCCGCGCATGGTGCGCGACCTGTCGGCGGAGCTTGGCCGGCAAGTGTTGATCGACATCGACGGCGGAGACGTCGAGCTCGACCGCGAGATGATCGAGATGATCCGCGATCCCCTGACCCATATCGTCCGCAATGCGGTCGATCACGGGATCGAGGCGCCGGCCGAACGCCTCAAGGCGGGCAAGCGCGAGATCGGCCTCCTCAGCGTGTCCGCCCGCCAGTCGGGCAACCAGATCCTGATCGATATCGTCGACGACGGGCGGGGGATCGACGGGAAGCGACTGGTCGACAAGGCCATTTCGGCTGGCATCCTCGACCGCGGCGAGGCCGCCCGGCTCAGCCCCAAGGAGCAGTTGCACCTGATCTTCGAAGCAGGCCTGTCGACCGCTGCGGCCGTCACCAGCATTTCCGGCCGCGGCGTCGGGATGGACGTGGTGCGATCGAACGTGGAGCGGATCGGAGGGGTGGTCGAGGTCGATTCGACGCCGGGGCAGGGGACCCGCATGACCCTTCGCGTTCCCCTGACCCTGACGATCATCCCGGCCCTGACCGTCTCGATCGGCAATCAGCATTTCGCCATTCCGCGGGTCGCGATCGAGGAGATCGTGCGCGCCAGCGGGGACAGCGTGCAGCTGTCTGAAGTGGGCGGCGCCGGCATCGTCACCATCCGTGGCCGCCGCGTTCCCCAACTCGTGCTTGCCGACCTTCTCGGCCTCGACAGCCCGTTGCCGGGCCACGAGCGGACCCTGATCGTGCTCAAGCCCGCCGGTGGCGACGTTTATGCCTTGAGCGTGGACCGCGTGCACGACCATGAGGAACTGGTGGTGAAACCCGCCGCACCCGCCGTCATGGCGACCGGGCTCTACGCCGGCACCACGCTTGCCGACGACGGTTCGCCCATCCTGCTGTTCGATCCCGCAGGGCTGGCCCGAGTCGGCGGTGTCCGCTTCGAAGCGCAAGAGCGCAGCGTCCGCCTGCTCGACGATGCCGCTTCGGCGGTGGTGACCGAGGACGCGACCCCAGTGCTGCTGTTCCGCGACTGCGCCGGCTCCCGCCGTGCGATCCGTCTTGGCGTCGTCGACCGGATCGAGGAAGTGCGGGGCTGCAACGTGTCCCAGTCCGCCGGACGGGTGAGGGTACAGCTTGGCGACGACATCCTCCCGCTGGAGGGGCTGAACTGCTTGCCCGACGCGGATGCCAAGGTTCGGCTGTTCCGACTTAGCGATGGCGCTTCACAGATCGGCCTCGCTTTCCGCGAGGTGATCGACCTCGACGCGATCGCCGATCACATCATTGCTTCGGATGCCCCGGGAATGGTCGAGGGCGTGACCCTGGTCGCCGGCGAGCCGGCCGAGCTGGTCGATGCCCATTGGCTGTTCGCTGGAGCTGCCCGCCTCTCCAGCGGCGGGTCGGACAGGCTTCCGGTCTGCCGGCTCGACCTCAAGGATCCGTGGGTGCGCAACATGCTGCGCCCGATCGTCGAGGCTGCCGGCTACCGGGTCGTCGCTGCCGAGGGTGACGGGGAAGCGGATCTCGCCATCGCCTGGGCCGGGTCGGCGGCCGCGCAGTCGGCACGACGGACCCTGTTCCTAAGCCCCGACGCCGAGGGAGCCGCCAATGAGAACCACGTTTATCGCTACGATCGCGCGGGCCTGCTGCTGGCCCTGCGCGATGCGGCCGCCGGAAAGGCTCGCTAA
- the alaS gene encoding alanine--tRNA ligase, whose product MTSTNDIRRSFLDYFESAGHSRQPSAPLVPQNDPTLMFVNAGMVPFKNVFTGLETRPYSTAVSSQKCVRAGGKHNDLDNVGYTARHHTFFEMLGNFSFGDYFKDQAITLAWELLTGEWGLAKDRLTVTVYHTDDEAASLWKRIAGLPEERIIRIATKDNFWAMGPDGPSGPCSEIFFDHGDHIPGGPPGSPDEDGDRFVEIWNLVFMQHLQENDVIVSDLPKPSIDTGMGLERVAAVLQGVHDNYDTDTFKALIHASEELTRTRAEGEQKASHRVIADHLRSCSFLIADGVLPANEGRGYVLRRIMRRAMRHAHLLGAAEPLMHRLVPALAAEMGAAYPDLIRAQPLIEATLRQEETRFRQTLSNGLRLLDEATATMGEGGTLPGETAFKLYDTFGFPYDLTEDALRAQGLGVDRAGFDAAMAEQKARARAAWKGSGQAASEEVWFDLVEEHGATEFTGYAGHDGEGVVLAIVRDGARVEQAGEGEEVQLLLNQTPFYAESGGQVGDAGKLSSLNGFEADVQDTSKQLGKLHLLRARIAKGSLKVGDTLTQKVDEERRRAIRANHSATHLLHAALRHRLGAHVTQKGSLVAPDRLRFDFAHNSALSPDDLAAIEAEVNAHIRHNQPVSTRLMSPDEAIAEGAMALFGEKYGDEVRVLSMGKADDGTYSVELCGGTHVTALGDIALFKIVSESAVSSGVRRIEALTGEGARQWLIERDNRLRAIAASLKASPEEAPQRVAAMAEQVRRLERELADAKRQIALGGGSGGNASGPEDVAGIQFLGRVVEGLDPKNLRGEIDAMKKQLGSGAAALIAVNDGRASVAAGITSDLMGQVNAVDLVKAAVAALGGQGGGGRPDMAQGGGPDGSKADQALTAIREALAKVSA is encoded by the coding sequence ATGACTTCGACCAACGACATTCGCCGCTCGTTCCTCGACTATTTCGAGAGCGCCGGGCACAGCCGCCAGCCCTCGGCGCCGCTGGTGCCGCAGAACGACCCCACCCTGATGTTCGTCAACGCCGGCATGGTGCCGTTCAAGAACGTCTTCACCGGGCTGGAGACGCGGCCCTATTCGACTGCGGTGTCCTCGCAGAAGTGCGTTCGCGCCGGTGGCAAGCACAACGACCTCGACAACGTCGGCTACACCGCGCGCCACCACACCTTCTTCGAGATGCTCGGCAATTTCTCGTTCGGCGATTACTTCAAGGACCAGGCGATCACGCTTGCCTGGGAATTGCTGACGGGGGAGTGGGGTCTCGCCAAGGACCGGCTGACGGTCACCGTCTATCATACCGACGACGAGGCCGCGTCGCTGTGGAAACGGATCGCCGGGCTGCCGGAAGAGCGGATCATCCGCATCGCCACCAAGGACAATTTCTGGGCGATGGGCCCCGACGGTCCCTCGGGCCCCTGCAGCGAGATCTTCTTCGATCATGGCGACCATATCCCCGGTGGTCCTCCGGGCAGCCCCGACGAGGATGGCGACCGGTTCGTCGAAATCTGGAACCTCGTCTTCATGCAGCACTTGCAGGAAAATGACGTCATCGTCTCCGACCTGCCCAAGCCGTCGATCGACACCGGAATGGGGCTGGAGCGCGTCGCTGCCGTGCTGCAGGGCGTGCACGACAATTACGACACCGACACCTTCAAGGCGCTGATCCACGCCTCCGAGGAATTGACCCGCACGCGCGCGGAGGGCGAGCAGAAGGCGTCGCACCGGGTGATCGCGGATCACCTGCGCTCCTGTTCGTTCCTGATCGCCGACGGCGTGCTTCCGGCCAACGAGGGGCGCGGCTACGTCCTGCGCCGGATCATGCGCCGCGCGATGCGCCACGCGCACCTCCTTGGCGCGGCCGAGCCGCTGATGCACCGCCTCGTGCCCGCGCTTGCAGCCGAGATGGGCGCCGCTTACCCCGACCTGATCCGCGCCCAGCCGCTGATCGAGGCCACGCTCCGCCAAGAGGAAACCCGCTTCCGGCAGACCCTGTCGAACGGTCTTCGCCTGCTTGACGAAGCGACCGCCACGATGGGCGAAGGCGGGACGCTGCCGGGTGAGACGGCGTTCAAGCTCTATGACACGTTCGGCTTTCCCTACGACCTGACCGAAGACGCGCTGCGCGCGCAGGGCCTGGGGGTGGACCGCGCCGGCTTCGACGCCGCCATGGCCGAGCAGAAGGCTCGCGCCCGTGCCGCCTGGAAGGGTTCGGGGCAGGCCGCGTCGGAAGAAGTCTGGTTCGACCTCGTCGAGGAACATGGAGCGACCGAATTCACCGGTTACGCCGGACATGACGGGGAGGGCGTCGTGCTCGCCATCGTCCGTGACGGTGCCCGGGTCGAGCAGGCAGGCGAGGGCGAGGAAGTGCAACTGCTCCTCAACCAGACCCCCTTCTATGCCGAAAGCGGCGGACAGGTAGGGGATGCCGGAAAGCTCAGCAGCCTCAACGGCTTCGAAGCCGACGTTCAGGACACCTCGAAGCAGCTCGGCAAGCTCCACCTGCTGCGCGCCAGGATTGCCAAGGGCAGTCTCAAGGTCGGCGACACGCTGACCCAGAAGGTCGATGAGGAGCGGCGCCGTGCGATCCGCGCCAACCATAGCGCGACCCACCTGCTCCACGCCGCCCTGCGCCACCGGCTCGGCGCGCACGTCACGCAGAAAGGCTCCCTGGTGGCGCCTGACCGCCTGCGCTTCGACTTTGCGCACAACAGCGCGCTCAGCCCCGACGACCTTGCCGCCATCGAGGCCGAGGTGAACGCCCACATCCGCCACAACCAGCCGGTGTCGACCCGCCTGATGAGCCCGGACGAAGCCATCGCCGAAGGCGCCATGGCGCTGTTCGGTGAGAAATATGGCGACGAGGTTCGCGTCCTCTCGATGGGGAAGGCCGATGACGGCACCTACAGCGTCGAGCTGTGCGGCGGTACGCACGTCACTGCGCTGGGCGATATCGCCCTGTTCAAGATCGTGTCCGAAAGCGCTGTCTCCAGCGGCGTGCGGCGGATCGAGGCCTTGACCGGTGAAGGCGCGCGGCAGTGGCTGATCGAGCGCGACAATCGCCTGCGCGCCATCGCTGCCAGCCTCAAGGCTTCGCCCGAGGAAGCGCCGCAGCGCGTGGCCGCCATGGCCGAACAGGTCCGCCGGCTGGAGCGGGAGCTGGCCGATGCCAAGCGCCAGATCGCGCTCGGCGGTGGTTCAGGCGGTAATGCGAGCGGTCCGGAAGACGTCGCCGGCATCCAGTTCCTCGGCCGGGTGGTCGAGGGGCTCGATCCCAAGAATTTGCGCGGCGAAATCGACGCGATGAAGAAGCAACTTGGTAGCGGAGCGGCGGCATTGATCGCGGTCAACGATGGCCGCGCGTCGGTCGCTGCCGGGATCACCTCGGACCTGATGGGCCAGGTCAACGCCGTCGATCTCGTCAAGGCGGCGGTCGCGGCGCTTGGCGGGCAGGGCGGGGGAGGCCGCCCCGACATGGCGCAGGGCGGTGGTCCGGACGGCAGCAAAGCGGACCAGGCCCTGACCGCCATCCGCGAGGCGCTGGCGAAGGTGTCGGCCTAG
- a CDS encoding N-acetylmuramoyl-L-alanine amidase, whose product MIVLHYTGMPTCEGALDRLCSPEAKVSAHYCLDEDGTLYSLVPEERRAWHAGKSYWRGTRDINSASIGIEIVNPGHEFGYRPFPDEQIATLIPLVARIKDRHGIGRGNVVGHSDIAPTRKEDPGELFPWEALAKRRLALPSPTRNLIDPHWSDAAFLLALERFGYDVSDSWKAVIAFQRRFRPDCIDGVIDGECRAKLLALLLPRPQGEP is encoded by the coding sequence ATGATCGTGCTCCATTACACCGGCATGCCGACCTGCGAAGGGGCCCTCGACCGGCTCTGCTCACCGGAAGCCAAGGTTTCCGCCCATTATTGCCTCGACGAGGACGGGACGCTCTACAGCCTGGTCCCTGAAGAGCGCCGCGCGTGGCACGCCGGCAAAAGCTACTGGCGCGGCACCCGCGACATCAACAGCGCCAGCATCGGGATCGAGATCGTCAATCCGGGCCACGAGTTCGGCTATCGTCCCTTCCCCGACGAGCAGATCGCGACGCTGATCCCGCTGGTCGCCCGGATCAAGGATCGCCACGGCATCGGCCGCGGCAACGTCGTCGGCCATTCCGATATCGCCCCGACCCGCAAGGAGGATCCGGGCGAGCTGTTCCCGTGGGAAGCGCTCGCCAAGCGTCGCCTGGCGCTGCCCAGCCCGACCCGCAACCTCATCGATCCGCACTGGTCCGACGCCGCATTCCTCCTCGCGCTGGAGCGGTTCGGCTATGACGTCAGCGACAGCTGGAAGGCGGTGATCGCGTTCCAGCGCCGCTTCCGGCCTGACTGCATCGACGGTGTGATCGATGGGGAGTGCCGGGCCAAGCTCCTCGCGCTGCTGCTCCCGCGGCCGCAGGGTGAGCCCTGA
- a CDS encoding protein-glutamate O-methyltransferase CheR produces MLRPGLVIFMQISDSSSRILAGLLEARTGQQLTMSRRWRLETALSQLLRERGITSIDELITILVMGREPSLSTRVVEALLNNETYFFRDRTPFDLVRTTALSELIRRRESTRTIRIWSAGCSAGQEVYSLAMLFAEDPARWAGWTIDILGTDVSESMVGRAREGTYTQFEVQRGLGIQQMIRWFEEGAGGWRAAEVLRKSLRFQVHNILEPAPHPGKFDLILCRNVLLYLNDNTRKNAFQRLSSALAPDGWLMLGAGETVIGQAPTLEADRDMRGLYRHRDQVTKAA; encoded by the coding sequence GTGTTGCGTCCCGGATTGGTCATTTTCATGCAGATAAGTGACTCCAGCTCGCGCATTCTTGCCGGCTTGCTGGAGGCGAGGACAGGGCAGCAGCTAACGATGAGCCGGCGCTGGCGGCTGGAGACGGCCTTGTCCCAGCTCCTCCGCGAACGAGGCATCACCAGCATCGACGAGCTCATCACCATCCTCGTCATGGGCCGTGAACCCAGTCTCTCGACCCGGGTGGTGGAGGCCCTGTTGAACAACGAAACCTACTTCTTTCGTGATCGGACGCCGTTCGACCTGGTTCGCACGACCGCCTTGTCCGAACTGATCCGGCGCCGCGAATCCACGCGGACGATCCGCATCTGGTCAGCCGGCTGCTCGGCGGGGCAGGAGGTCTACAGCCTCGCCATGCTGTTCGCCGAAGATCCGGCGCGGTGGGCCGGGTGGACGATCGACATTCTCGGCACCGATGTCAGCGAAAGCATGGTCGGTCGCGCCCGGGAAGGCACCTACACCCAGTTCGAGGTCCAGCGCGGGCTTGGCATTCAGCAGATGATCCGCTGGTTCGAGGAAGGGGCCGGAGGGTGGCGCGCGGCAGAGGTGTTGCGCAAGTCGCTCCGCTTCCAGGTGCACAACATCCTCGAGCCGGCACCGCATCCAGGCAAATTCGACCTGATCCTGTGTCGTAACGTCCTGCTCTATCTCAATGACAATACGCGCAAGAATGCCTTTCAACGTTTGTCGTCGGCGCTCGCGCCCGACGGCTGGTTGATGCTTGGTGCAGGGGAGACGGTAATCGGGCAGGCCCCCACGCTTGAGGCCGATCGCGACATGCGCGGCCTTTACCGTCACCGTGACCAGGTGACGAAAGCCGCCTGA
- the ettA gene encoding energy-dependent translational throttle protein EttA, with protein MAAQYAFVMKSLTKTFPGANKPTLSNINLQFYQGAKIGIVGPNGAGKSTLIKIMAGLDTDFTGEAWPGENITIGYLEQEPELDTSKTVLENVKDGAREVADMVDRFNAISAEMGDPKDDTDFDALMEEMGELQGKIDAVDGWTLDNQLEIAMEALRCPPSDSPVTDLSGGEKRRVALTRLLIQKPSILLLDEPTNHLDAESVKWLENHLKEYAGAVLMITHDRYFLDNVVEWILELDRGSYYPYEGNYSTYLEKKAKRLEQESREESGKQKALQRELEWIRQTPAARQSKSKARIRKFEQLQDAQDDRRIGKAQIVIQVPERLGGKVIEVDNLTKAYGDKLLFENLSFTLPPGGIVGVIGPNGAGKSTLFKMLTGKEQPDAGKVEVGETVRLGFVDQSRDHLDPKKNVWEEISDGLDYMKVNGQDTSTRAYVGAFNFKGPDQQKNVGKLSGGERNRVHMAKMLKQGGNVLLLDEPTNDLDVETLGALEEAIENFAGCAVVISHDRFFLDRLATHILAFEGDSHVEWFEGNFEAYEEDKKRRLGPEADRPTRTSYKKLAR; from the coding sequence ATGGCCGCTCAATACGCCTTCGTGATGAAGAGTCTCACGAAGACCTTCCCCGGCGCGAACAAGCCGACCCTCAGCAACATCAACCTGCAATTCTACCAGGGCGCCAAGATCGGCATCGTCGGACCGAATGGCGCTGGTAAGTCGACCCTGATCAAGATCATGGCGGGCCTCGACACCGACTTCACCGGCGAGGCCTGGCCGGGCGAGAACATCACCATCGGTTACCTTGAGCAGGAGCCCGAACTCGACACCTCCAAGACGGTGCTCGAGAACGTCAAGGACGGCGCGCGCGAGGTCGCCGACATGGTCGATCGCTTCAACGCCATTTCGGCCGAGATGGGCGATCCCAAGGACGATACCGACTTCGACGCGTTGATGGAGGAGATGGGCGAGCTTCAGGGCAAGATCGACGCGGTCGACGGCTGGACGCTCGACAACCAGCTCGAGATCGCGATGGAAGCGCTGCGCTGCCCGCCATCGGACAGCCCGGTCACCGACCTGTCGGGCGGTGAAAAGCGCCGCGTCGCGCTGACCCGCCTGCTGATCCAGAAGCCGTCGATCCTGCTGCTCGACGAACCGACCAACCACCTCGATGCCGAAAGCGTCAAGTGGCTGGAAAACCACCTCAAGGAATATGCCGGCGCGGTGCTGATGATCACCCACGACCGCTACTTCCTCGACAATGTGGTGGAATGGATCCTCGAGCTCGATCGCGGATCCTATTATCCGTACGAAGGAAACTACTCCACCTACCTGGAAAAGAAGGCGAAACGCCTCGAGCAGGAAAGCCGCGAGGAGAGCGGCAAGCAGAAGGCGCTGCAGCGCGAGCTGGAGTGGATCCGGCAGACCCCCGCGGCACGCCAGAGCAAGTCCAAGGCCCGTATCCGCAAGTTCGAGCAGCTTCAGGACGCGCAGGATGATCGCCGCATCGGCAAGGCCCAGATCGTCATCCAGGTCCCCGAGCGCCTTGGTGGCAAGGTGATCGAGGTCGATAACCTGACCAAGGCCTATGGCGACAAGCTGTTGTTCGAGAATCTCAGCTTCACTCTTCCGCCGGGCGGGATCGTCGGGGTCATCGGACCCAACGGCGCGGGCAAATCGACGCTGTTCAAGATGCTCACCGGCAAGGAGCAGCCCGACGCCGGCAAGGTCGAGGTGGGCGAAACGGTGCGGCTCGGCTTCGTCGACCAGAGCCGCGATCATCTCGATCCCAAGAAGAACGTCTGGGAAGAGATTTCCGACGGCCTCGATTACATGAAGGTCAACGGGCAGGACACATCCACCCGCGCCTATGTCGGAGCCTTCAACTTCAAGGGCCCCGACCAGCAGAAGAACGTCGGCAAGCTGTCGGGCGGTGAGCGCAACCGCGTCCACATGGCCAAGATGCTCAAGCAGGGCGGCAACGTCCTGCTACTCGACGAACCGACCAACGATCTCGACGTCGAAACCCTTGGCGCGCTCGAGGAAGCGATCGAGAACTTCGCTGGCTGCGCGGTGGTCATCAGCCACGATCGCTTCTTCCTCGATCGTCTGGCGACGCACATCCTGGCGTTCGAGGGCGACAGCCACGTCGAATGGTTCGAAGGCAATTTCGAAGCCTATGAGGAAGACAAGAAGCGCCGCCTCGGCCCGGAAGCGGACCGTCCGACCCGGACCAGCTACAAGAAGCTGGCCCGCTGA
- a CDS encoding chemotaxis protein CheW: MNELLLVVRIAGQRVAFPAAKVESVVELDTLIPVPRAAEHIAGLSALRSRVLTVVCCRRSLGLPMPDVQDSILEAAVTEVDGHHYALIVDGVEDVLTATSDPASVRAAMGQGWERVSLGMVETEEGALLVLDVESLVTGPDAVRQAA; encoded by the coding sequence ATGAACGAACTTCTTCTTGTCGTCCGAATCGCCGGCCAGCGCGTCGCCTTTCCGGCGGCAAAGGTCGAAAGCGTGGTCGAGCTCGACACGCTGATCCCCGTCCCGCGCGCAGCAGAGCATATCGCCGGCCTGTCGGCGCTGCGCAGCCGGGTTCTCACGGTCGTCTGTTGCCGCCGTTCGCTCGGTCTGCCGATGCCCGACGTGCAGGACAGCATTCTCGAAGCCGCCGTGACCGAGGTGGACGGTCATCACTACGCATTGATCGTGGACGGCGTGGAAGACGTGCTGACCGCGACCAGCGACCCGGCCTCGGTCCGGGCAGCGATGGGCCAGGGGTGGGAGCGCGTCTCGCTGGGCATGGTCGAAACGGAGGAGGGCGCGCTGCTGGTGCTCGACGTCGAAAGCCTGGTGACCGGCCCCGATGCGGTGCGCCAGGCGGCGTGA